A part of Citrifermentans bremense genomic DNA contains:
- a CDS encoding ABC transporter substrate-binding protein has translation MRAFALFLLLAFCLPPLPCAQGADLLILESSRSQIYSDALRGFRSECRSSEETVHLSDYAEVDVQRLVKEERPRVVVAVGDRALAASRKVREVPVVALLSLSLNRHAPDSVGGVAMTVPPREYLKLFHELGVKRVGVFYDPQKSGQYLKRAQQEARQEGVSLVAEPLRNPRDLQGKLARMKGEIDALWMLPDATVVTTVNMEALLLFSMTENVPAVSFASHYLKNGAAAALDIDPFDIGTQAGELACSLLKGGSQHVPVLDPRKAQLKINESVLRKLHLRVP, from the coding sequence ATGCGCGCCTTTGCCCTCTTCCTGCTACTGGCATTTTGCCTCCCCCCTCTCCCCTGCGCGCAGGGGGCGGACCTGCTGATCCTGGAATCGAGCCGGAGCCAGATCTACAGCGATGCGCTGCGCGGCTTCCGCTCCGAATGCAGGAGCTCGGAGGAGACGGTCCACCTCTCCGACTACGCCGAAGTCGACGTGCAGCGCCTGGTGAAGGAGGAGCGCCCCAGGGTGGTGGTCGCGGTCGGGGACCGGGCACTTGCCGCCTCCCGCAAGGTCCGCGAGGTGCCGGTGGTGGCGCTTTTGTCGCTCAGCCTGAACCGGCATGCCCCCGACAGCGTCGGCGGGGTAGCCATGACCGTCCCCCCGAGGGAGTACCTGAAGCTGTTCCACGAGCTCGGGGTGAAGCGGGTAGGCGTCTTCTACGACCCGCAGAAGAGCGGGCAATACCTGAAAAGGGCGCAGCAGGAGGCCCGGCAGGAAGGGGTGTCGCTGGTGGCCGAACCGCTGCGCAACCCGCGCGACCTGCAGGGGAAACTGGCCAGGATGAAGGGGGAGATCGACGCGCTCTGGATGCTCCCCGACGCCACCGTGGTGACCACGGTGAACATGGAGGCCCTGCTCCTTTTCTCGATGACCGAGAACGTCCCGGCGGTAAGCTTCGCCAGCCACTACCTTAAAAACGGCGCGGCGGCCGCGCTCGACATCGACCCGTTCGACATCGGGACCCAGGCGGGCGAGCTCGCCTGTTCGCTGCTCAAGGGGGGGAGCCAGCACGTCCCCGTCCTGGACCCGCGCAAGGCGCAGCTGAAAATAAACGAGAGCGTCTTGCGCAAGCTGCACCTCAGGGTGCCGTGA